The Lolium perenne isolate Kyuss_39 chromosome 6, Kyuss_2.0, whole genome shotgun sequence genome segment TCAACGGGCTCAGAAATCTCTTCAAGTAAACTGATGGACTATATGTTCTGTTCCCTGAATGCTTTAGAGAGCAATGCTTGGTTTCTCTAGTGACTTGGTAAGTTCTTAATCTGTCCTCGTTTTCAACCACCTTGGTCGTTGAATGTTGTATTTTCTCACTGGACATCGCTTGCTGCAGTTCCAGTTCCACCTCCTGTTGTTGGTGAGCCGAGGTGTTTGCCTGCCAAAGGCATATTGCTATATCAGTATATAAGGCTAAAATCTTCACGAGAGCTGCAACCTGAAGACTGGAAAAGCCTTCCATACAATCTGTTGCGAGTTAGCCCAGAGCTTTGGATACATGCATGTAATCTAGCGTGCTGCCACACATGTGTTCTTCTTGAGCATCTCGATTTGTCTATAAGGCGACTATGTACTACACACATTTCTTCTATACGATTAGGGTGTGACCCGAGCGGCCGAGCATTTTAGTCGTATCTTTCCCCTCGCACACAGAGCATGTCTTTTCTTCGAAGAGCTGCAGAACCTGCAACATCTATATGCTTACCTGTACTCTACCACCATGCACAATGTTCGTGCTTCTCGGTAGCGGTAAGAGCATGAATGATGGTAGTGGACATTATGGTGCGCGGGACATTGCTATTTTGTTCATACACGCCAACTGCTTAGAAACACTACAGACATCAATTTGCTTGGTGCCAATTAAAAATCGAGCAATTTATCAGAACACATCATCATCACCAAAGTATATAACCTCTCCACAAGGCGTACAAGTTTTAAAAGATTTGTCTTTGACCGAAAACTAAGCCATGTATTAAGAATGTTAGATATATTATTGATATCACTAAAAAGTGTTTTTATATTATTGAGATATTGTTGCTCACATTTTTGTGTCAAAGTTAGTATCAAAATATGCATGGGGCTTATTCATTTTTCTGTTGCAATCTAGATGCGGTCGAGAAGTGAACACTGATCTGTCACATTATATTTTGCACCCAGATATATTAGGCAATTTGAGAATTATCTTATGAAGAAATAAACAATATTCGTGGATAACTGTTTGTAGATTTCTGCTATTACGAAAGATACTTGCCTACTTGGCATGTGACACCACCAGATTACTGATTCTTTTCAGTTGGCCTGAAGTAACAGAGTTGTGGATACGAATAAACCATAGCACCCATGCTAGAATATGATTCATTACATAGAACATCATGCCTGTTAACAAAATTACCCATGCTAGAATATGATTCGTCATATAGATGTATTTCAGCTGGGAGTTATGACTACTACCAACTCTGACACCGTAATGCTCCATCCAGGACCTCCATGGATATTGTAATACTGTACATTCATGGCTGATTACATAGTTCAGATAGCTGATATCTGCATAACAACATCGCATGAACAAAATTAGTTTGACTCTATTATCTATttcactggtgaatgacttgctaAAATACTGGCTACAAACAGCTATGGCGAGGACGAGCTTCCCGGTGTGGACATATTTGTGTGTACAGCGGACCCAGCTCTTGAGCCACCGATGCTTGTCATCTCCACTGTTCTATCTGTTATGGCTTATGACTACCCACCAGAAGCTAAACGTATATTTATCTGATGATGCTGGTTCCGCTGTAACGTTCTATGCTCTTTATGAGGCATCTGAATTTGCAAAGCACTGGATTCCATTTTGCAAAAATTACAAGGTGGAACCCAGGTCACCAGCTGCCTACTTTGCCGAAGCAGCTACCCCTCATGATGCTTGTAGCCCTCAAGAATCGCTTCGCATGAAGGTAGAGTACAAACTTGTTTTGCGTGTGTTCTGATGCAATGTGCTTATCTCAAAAGAAACGCTGTTGTCCTACATCCTGATAAAATATACATTGGCGAGGGCGCCTGCTGGCCTTCCGTAAGGCTGTGAAATCAACCCATAATTTTCTCATTAGTTTTTTATCTTTTATGAATTACAGGAGATGTACAAAGATCTGACAGATCATGTGAACTCAGTAGTACATTCAGGCAAGATTCCCGAGGTTCCAGAGTCCAATCGCATAGGCTTCTCTGAATGGAATGAGACGATAAGTTCTGAAGATCACCCTTCAATTGTCCAGGTAAAAATCCGTAGTTTTTTCGGATTCCGACTACTAGGTGAAGTACATAGCAATTGGTTGCAAAATTTTAAATAATATGATAACCATGAGAAGTCTGAAAGGCAACTTGTGTAGCAAATACAGAGGTGAACTGGTTATAACTGACATATAAGAATGTTGCTAAATTGAAGTGTTGTGGAAAAAAAAAAATGCTTGTATATTTATCAAGTACCTATGGCGAACAATTCTAGGCAATCTATTTCACCATTATTAACGATTCTAAAAGGGGGTTCCATATTCGTTCTGGGAAGCTACAATTCGGAGAGAAAAGGAAAAATATATACACTGCTTATTGTAGTGTCTCCTGACTATAGAAGTGCAAATTAATCAGTGTACACTGGAATATTTACTATTCTTTAAGCACTAAGCATCATATTTGTGTAAAATACAACTGTAGTTTATCTTCTTATTATCCAACTGCCCAATTGATTGGGGAATTCAGAacgtgaaaataaaagcacaaatACTTGTTTGGCTGAATTCACATTCAGCCTGATGCAAGACAAGCCTGACATGGTTGATATTGATCCAGTAAAAAATCTATCTTCACAGGAACTGTAATGTAATGATGAAATTTACCTCTCTTGTCTGCATAATTTTGGCGATCCCATCTGATCAAATTGTTCACCATTGCTAGATTCTACTTGATAGAAATGAACGGAAGGCAGTTGATGTGGATGGAAATGTACTGCCAACACTTGTGTATATGGCACGCGAGAAGCGACCTCAGGAAAAACATAACTTCAAAGCTGGGTCGTTAAATGCTTTGGTAGGTCATTTGTTCTCTGTCTGGTATAGCCAATGTTTTTCAAGAGTTGACGTTTAGAATAAAGTTGCATTGTGTTTCAATAAATCCCGAATAAATTCATTTGTGCAGATAAGGGTATCTTCGGTCATAAGCAACAGCCCAGTCATTATGAATGTTGATTGTGATATGTACTCTAACAATTCGGAGTCCATCAGAGATGCATTGTGCTTCTTCCTAGATGAAGAGCAAGGTCAAGATATTGGTACCCTCAGAACTTTGACAATGTGGTGAACAATGACATCTACGGCAATCCCATCAACGTTGTCAATGAGGTCAATAGAAAGATGATATTGCACCTCTTAAAATTTCAGTGGAGGACAGACCAATGTTCCAAGCTGTAGAATGCATCAATTGAGACTAATGCTGTTTGTTATTTCATTGAATTAATGTTCAGTTGGATCACCCTTGCTTGGATGGATGGGGGGGAATGTGTTACTATGGCACTGGATGCTTCCATCGAAGAGAGACCCTATGTGGACAAATATATAATAAAGATTACAAGGAAGATTGGGCTAGAGGGGTGGGAACAGAACAAAatgctgatgagctggaagaaatGTCCAAGTCACTTGTGACATGCACGTATGAGCATGACACCCTGTGGGGCATTGAGGTCTCTTTATCTCTTTCTACAAATATGAATATGAACATTTTGTTGATCTACATGCTTTAATGAACGTATATAAAATGCCTTGTCAAAGCCTGAATGATGTTCTTCCTATTATGTGTGTACTATTATACAGATCGCATATTCACATGTTGATGAGTTTGTGTTTCTGAATTGCAGAAAGGAGTTAGATATGTGTGTACTATTATACAGATCGCATATTCACATGTTGATGAGCAGTACGGTTTTCTGCGCTACAGAGTGGGTTATCAGGAAATAAAATCTCAAACGAAAACTGAAGCACAAGAGCACAAATATATAAAAAACCAACCAAGTAACCAACTGGAACGGGATAGGTAAAACTAACGACCTTGTGATTACAATGAAGTATAGTTTGGGACAACCAAGTAAACAACTGCAGCTCATGTTTGCTCTGCTCGTGCTAAAGTACTGGATTCTTGCACGACGTCACCCAGGTCATGCTCTCTCCAGTGACGCTCGAGTTGCAGAACAGGATGGCTGGGGTGTACGTCCACTTCCTGTTGCAGCACACCAAGCTTCGCCACCCTACCTCCCCAACCAAGTGAAATCTCCTTGAGTTTTGGGAGGTGTGTGATACCAGTAATCCCTGATCCAAACGCCAACCGACTTATTTTTATCCTTTCCATGTGAGGCGCAGTGCCCTCCTCAAATATCAACTCTCTCACTGGACGCCACCAGCCGGCAAGACCAAGTACCCTGAGATTTATGAATGTTTCAGCTCTGAAAACCAGTATGTTCATGCGTGTATCTGGTTCCCTCGGATTTCCCAATCGTAACTTAAACTTCACCAAATGTACCAGATTTCCGACCCAGTCAGGCATCTCCTCAATATCTCCCTGCAAATGCAGTGTGCTCAGGAGAGGAGGAGGGGAGGAAATAGAATGCAAACACTTGAGACCGCTTGTCCGCAATCTAGCATCCAGACTAAGAGAGCGGAGGGAAGTGAGCTTCTGAATGGATGCACTAAGTATCTTGTTCTTTTGCATGCTCTTCCCTAGTTTGACACTTAACTTTCTTAGCTTTATAAGCTGTCCAAGCTCTTTAACAGCTTTTCTACTAGTTCGCTCAATGTCCACAAGCTCTAGTATATCTAACTCTTTTAGGTTGCCGATCCCCCTGGGCACCCTCACACCATCATAGTTAGGCAAACGGCCAGTCCAAGCCATGTGAAACTCCATCATCATGTCCGAACTCTTATCAGTAGGACTAACTAAATGGGTGAACAGAACAGGCATATGGAACATGGAGATGCAGCACATCATAGGGTAATGTGTGTGTAAATTTTGGTACGAGTCTGTTGCCTCTGATTTTCTGCATCGGAGGCTACGAAGGCTGTGCAGTTTAGTGATCTCAGCTGGTAGTGATGTGACATAACTGCCTCTTATGTCCAAAGTCTGCAAGCCTTGTAGTTTCTCTATGGATCTCGGGAGCTTGTAAACATGCGAACCTCGATGCGATCGTAGATTGACATATTTCAAATGACGCAATGACCCTATAGTGTTGATGTCTTCTTGTGTGATTTCAAACTGGGCATCATGCAAATCCAAGGTTCTAAGCATCCTGAAGTCAGGTGAACAAACTGAAGGTGCCGGCTTCATGGGCCTCTTACCAAACACAGTTAAAGACCGGACATGATTCCAATCCAAACATTTATCTGGGCACCAAAAGCCTTGATATGCTACATGACGGAAGTTATCCCCTGGTATGCTGGTTGGATTATCCCATGTTGAGCATGCAAACTTTTCATCTCTAGCAATTGAGACCATGACATCACGAACGATATCATGAACTCGACAGCTTTTCACATTTCCTTCTACATCCCAACTTGATGGCTGAATCATGCTTCGCTTGATTAGGTCATTAAGGTAACTTCTCCCAACATCCACAACACTCACCCCGGCCTTCGCAATAACAAAACCCTCTGAGATCCATCTGTCTACCAGCCGCCTCCACTTAATTTCAAAATCGTCAGGGAATATGCTTAAGTACAAAAAACATGACTTAAGATGAGAAGGCAAGTTGTTGTAACTCAGGGTAACCATCCTCCTCATTGCTTCAAGGCTTCCGTTGGTTTCTAGCTCTGAGGGAAGTTGATTATAAATACTTTTCCACTCACTAACCACTCTGGTTGCAAGAATGCCTCCTATTGTGAGGATAGCTAGAGGTAATCGTCCAGACTTTTTTACTATCTTAGTAACAATATTCCTCATGTTATCATCATTTTTCATGTCTTCCTCACTTTTCCTGGTCTTCTGTAGTAGCAAAATTATGGCATCATTAGTTTCTAGGGGTTCATGGTGGTAGATTGCTGATCTAGGAAATTCCAAAGTACACTTCTCAGCTAAGCTAACATCTCGTGTTGTTACCATAATCCGACTACCTTTGATGTTACTACTAGGAAAAGCAATACTTCTGATCCATTTCCAATCATCTATGTTCCATAAGTCATCAAGAACAACAAAGTACTTCTTCTCAAGTAGCTCTTTCCTGAGGTGGTTAGCGAGATTCTCTTCTCGCACCACCTTACCATCCAGCAGGTTCTTCAATGCTTCATCGCCAAAAAGTTGTTTGATCATGTCTTTGAGAAACTCCATCCTGACAAATGACTGCGACACAGTGATCCAAGCACTACATGAAAAATCTTCCACGCTATCATACACCTTTCTTGTAAGAGTAGTCTTACCCAAACCACCCATGCCGACGATGCATACTACCAGAGCAGGGCCATTTCTGGCATGGGCATCTATAAGCTTAATAACCTCTTCTTTCGGCTTGAAAAACCCCACAAGTTCAGCTTCAGCAATGTTGCTACCTGACTGGTTGCGAATATCTTCCATGCAAGAATCCCTCTCATCAATGGTTCTAGTGAGGATTTGGTTCTTGTCTATCAGGTTGTAGCGTGTGTTCCTGCTGCTCACTTCTTCAAGTCTTGATTTGAGATCACGGATTTGCATGGCAATTCGATGGCGATCTTTGAGCTTCATCAGCTGCAGAGACAAGCTTTGACTTGCCACATGCACCATGAATTCACCAAGGCAATCTTCAATATTGTAGGATAGGTCCCGTACTTGTTTCGCCCACACTTTCAGTAGCATATCTTTCTCCTTAATTCCTTCAGCGACCATGAGGAATGCCTGCATCGTCTCAAGCTCATCTTTGATGAACCTGCCAAACAAGACAAAGGCTTGAAAGGAACTTAGAACGATGCTTAGGTTCTATTCTACGGGTCGTACAATGCAGTTTTCTGGAGGATATCTCACCGGCGTGAACAGTTTTTGGGCTAGCCATGTATGAACTTAATTTTGTAATGTGATGGAATTATGGTGTTTTGTTTATGTTGAATGCATTCATAGATCGAACCAAGCGTTCCCTAATAAGAAGAGACCCGAAGTTCAAACAGAAAAGGAATCTAACTGTTGGATCTCAATTCCATGATAGAACCGAGCTGGGAGAAACATATATGCCAATGCGTTTCACTATTATAAATTTCGGCCCTAGCTAATTTGGCAAATCAATTGGCTTAAAACGATTTGGCCAACCAACAACTGAAAAACATAGTATGGCCATTCCTGAGTAAAAGGAAACTTGTAATATTTGGAAGAAGTCATGTTAACAGCGATGGACCATCCCATGCGTGCACGCGACTATAGTTCCATGATCTGGCCGTATCTTGGGACCGACCCGTCCTTCTCCACTGGCACATTAGGGTACATCGATTACGGCAATCAGCCCCGATTAGCTTGGTCTTGGAggaggtgtatatgagttttttttttctttttttttttacagAGAGGTGGATATGAGTTGGTTCAAACTTCAAAGGCTAGGATCTCCACGCGAAAACTCAAAAAAGGATTCATAGCCCTTTATTTGCAAACACTCAGAATTCATATTTCAAACTttcaaaaaattcaaataaaaattcCGGAGATAGCCAATGGTGTATACTACAATGGTGTCAAAATCTCAAAACAAACTACTCCcatcctttcaaaaaaaaaaagcttctcaACCTTTTCTAGATACGGATATACCTATAGCTCAaatatgtctatatacatccgtatCTGAACAAAATCGAGAAGTTTttttaggaacggagggagtacttcatATTCTAGgctacataaaaatgaaaaattctGATAATTTTTATAGTAAATAGTGCACATTTTAAGATTATTAAATTTGTCAAATTTTATCAATTTTGTGTAGCCTAAAATACAAATCAGTTTGCATTGAGATTTTCACACCACCATTGTAGCATACATTATTGACTACCTATAGGATTttgtttcagttttttttttgaaactttgaaataTAAATTTTAAGTCTTTGAAAATAAAGAGCTATATGTAGCTTGGCCTCCAAAACACCACACTCGTTCTCCATGCTCATGTTAAGAGAGACCGCTACGTGTTGGCGGTGTGCAAGGATCAAAATAGATGGGGTGAAGACGGTACTGCACATCATGTTGGGCGACTACGAGTGATACACCGGGAAAAAACTCCGCTCGCGTCGCTTGGGGCGACTCAGCAGTCAGCATCCACCCCACGCCGCCTCTAGGCACCATCTTCCCTCTCGCCGCGCCACCGTCGAGTGAAGCCCGCGCGGCCGAAAGCGGCGGTGGGGCGCTAGCTCATGGCGGCCCCCGATCTGCAGGGTGAAGGATCTAGACGACAGAGGTCCCCGACCACGAATCCACTCTCTCTCGTCGAACAGATCTCATTGGAGCGATCAAGGCTCCCCGACGGAATGGTGGCGTAGTTTTCCGTCAGCCAGCGGCGCAAGTGGTGCTACCTCCGCCGGGCCTCCGAAATTAGGGGATGGGCCTGGTGTGATCTTGGTTGACGATGAGACTAGGAGGGTGGTCGGTCTCATGTAGAAGCTGCTGGATGGAGTCTTGGTATGGGATATCTGAGTTAAAACCCTATGTTTCGGTCTTTGGACGAAGATGGTGATGCCTATGTCTTGTTCGTTCTTGACGACATCATTGCGGTGAAGCTACCATCTCCTTCCGCTACCCTCCAAGGAAAACCCCATATGTATGGATCGAATGATGGCAGTGCTCCTACGTCGTCCTTCCTGGGGGCATCAATCTTGAAGGTGAGCATCGCTCGAGGGGCCGGTGAATGATTTTGTGGAGGAGTGGTTTTGTTTCTAGCGCATCGACGATGGAGAGTCTCGGCGGCGTGGTGCAACAGGGTCTCTGCGCGGACTTGTGATGTTGGACACTCTAACAGACCTGTCTAGAGTCATGGTGGTGTCGACGGAAGGCCTCACAAGGTCAATGTGTAGATCCTGTCTTGAAGATGGGTTCGCGGAAGACCGCTGCAGATGGG includes the following:
- the LOC127306346 gene encoding disease resistance protein Pik-2-like — its product is MAGTALSMARSMLGVAIHVAASAAADEMSLLIGVRKDIWFIKDELETMQAFLMVAEGIKEKDMLLKVWAKQVRDLSYNIEDCLGEFMVHVASQSLSLQLMKLKDRHRIAMQIRDLKSRLEEVSSRNTRYNLIDKNQILTRTIDERDSCMEDIRNQSGSNIAEAELVGFFKPKEEVIKLIDAHARNGPALVVCIVGMGGLGKTTLTRKVYDSVEDFSCSAWITVSQSFVRMEFLKDMIKQLFGDEALKNLLDGKVVREENLANHLRKELLEKKYFVVLDDLWNIDDWKWIRSIAFPSSNIKGSRIMVTTRDVSLAEKCTLEFPRSAIYHHEPLETNDAIILLLQKTRKSEEDMKNDDNMRNIVTKIVKKSGRLPLAILTIGGILATRVVSEWKSIYNQLPSELETNGSLEAMRRMVTLSYNNLPSHLKSCFLYLSIFPDDFEIKWRRLVDRWISEGFVIAKAGVSVVDVGRSYLNDLIKRSMIQPSSWDVEGNVKSCRVHDIVRDVMVSIARDEKFACSTWDNPTSIPGDNFRHVAYQGFWCPDKCLDWNHVRSLTVFGKRPMKPAPSVCSPDFRMLRTLDLHDAQFEITQEDINTIGSLRHLKYVNLRSHRGSHVYKLPRSIEKLQGLQTLDIRGSYVTSLPAEITKLHSLRSLRCRKSEATDSYQNLHTHYPMMCCISMFHMPVLFTHLVSPTDKSSDMMMEFHMAWTGRLPNYDGVRVPRGIGNLKELDILELVDIERTSRKAVKELGQLIKLRKLSVKLGKSMQKNKILSASIQKLTSLRSLSLDARLRTSGLKCLHSISSPPPLLSTLHLQGDIEEMPDWVGNLVHLVKFKLRLGNPREPDTRMNILVFRAETFINLRVLGLAGWWRPVRELIFEEGTAPHMERIKISRLAFGSGITGITHLPKLKEISLGWGGRVAKLGVLQQEVDVHPSHPVLQLERHWREHDLGDVVQESSTLARAEQT